From Coleofasciculus sp. FACHB-T130, a single genomic window includes:
- a CDS encoding BlaI/MecI/CopY family transcriptional regulator, whose amino-acid sequence MVPLPNYRPKQLSLGPLEAEILNIVWELGSATVKDVHDRILADPDRELAYTSVTTVLRRLTQKGWLACDKQERSFCWQPLVSREEAQVIKAHEQLHQFLAVGNPDVVAAFADSLDSASVEQIEAIALRLQSARKAREEGKSCI is encoded by the coding sequence ATGGTTCCTCTACCTAACTACCGTCCCAAACAACTTTCCCTTGGCCCTTTAGAAGCGGAGATTTTAAATATCGTCTGGGAACTCGGCTCTGCCACCGTTAAGGATGTACACGATCGCATTCTGGCTGACCCAGACCGGGAGTTAGCTTATACTTCAGTAACAACGGTGCTGCGTCGCCTGACCCAAAAAGGTTGGCTAGCTTGCGATAAACAAGAACGAAGCTTTTGCTGGCAACCTTTGGTATCGCGGGAAGAAGCGCAAGTCATTAAAGCTCACGAACAGTTACACCAGTTTTTGGCAGTGGGGAACCCGGATGTCGTCGCCGCCTTTGCAGATAGCCTAGATAGCGCTAGCGTAGAGCAAATAGAAGCGATCGCGCTTCGTCTTCAATCCGCACGCAAAGCGAGAGAGGAGGGAAAATCATGCATCTAG
- a CDS encoding TonB-dependent receptor, whose amino-acid sequence MNKHLLFNSFLVANAVAVLVCHPVLAEVTQVTSIRLIPTSNGIQVILETTGGTLSQILTSSNNDIFTANIINAHLSLPEGNRFYQNNPTDAITAVSVTPLDSNSIQVVIIGKAGIPAGEVNQSDSALIFNLDNTTDSIASEPDSESDETPEAFESSELATEPEVQVGTNEEIELVVTAKREIFPETSTPVYTINQEEIQKQGANSAAEVLRGLPGFAINDAGFGADIHTGTYYRGHSINQSVFLLNGRPINTNINTYHGATDLNSIPVEAIEQVELSSGTSSTLYGSEAFGGVVNIITKQGQEVPKLNASVEYGSFNQSNYRISYGGSADNLRFNLGYEEYEADNRYAVPKGAANRDSEGLLFNGDTATSNYFGGISLDLNSRNTLSLDASKISSRRGLLYFGFPLQRDRLDHDAFNIGLSWKALLGEGEDSVLRTTLSYNQDYFNTYGPTQNIFYRTGTLNSQALNARVEHQWQTSPRNTLTWGFDVQNSYLNGNVLSTVPNQLTLNESENRDRFHTAIFALNTWKISNSLQADFGLRQNFNSDFGSYLNPSVGGRWAVTPTVAVRGSWASVQRNPGLDQLYVFDTVHNWLPNPDLNPETGSSWTAGVDIQFLENLVGQFTYFGSRLDNRLGVISGRWANIGLVNTNGLEAALRWQMTPQWSTFLNYTYTDARIETGLEKGLQLGLIPYSVGQFGIGYASGGWQLNLYASYHDGARRAFFNNPGESNKDFSPSFLNLDLSGRIPITKNFGITVNLENLADVKYEKANRIYHPGLTLRVGLQSNF is encoded by the coding sequence ATGAATAAACACTTACTGTTCAATAGCTTTTTGGTAGCGAATGCTGTAGCAGTATTAGTTTGCCATCCAGTTCTAGCTGAAGTTACGCAAGTCACTAGCATTCGTTTAATTCCAACAAGTAACGGCATTCAGGTAATTTTAGAAACTACGGGTGGTACACTTTCTCAAATTTTGACATCCAGCAACAACGATATCTTTACCGCTAACATCATCAATGCTCACTTGAGCTTACCCGAAGGAAATCGTTTCTATCAAAACAACCCTACTGATGCAATTACTGCTGTATCTGTTACTCCTTTGGATTCTAATAGTATTCAGGTAGTCATAATTGGAAAGGCTGGGATTCCGGCCGGAGAAGTTAATCAAAGTGATTCCGCGCTTATTTTCAACCTAGATAATACTACTGATTCCATAGCATCTGAGCCTGATAGCGAGTCTGATGAAACGCCTGAAGCATTTGAATCAAGCGAGTTGGCAACTGAGCCAGAAGTTCAAGTAGGAACAAATGAAGAAATTGAATTAGTCGTAACGGCGAAAAGAGAAATTTTTCCAGAAACATCTACGCCCGTCTATACAATTAATCAAGAAGAAATTCAAAAGCAAGGCGCTAATAGTGCAGCGGAAGTCTTGAGAGGACTCCCTGGATTTGCCATTAATGATGCCGGTTTCGGGGCAGATATTCATACTGGCACTTACTACCGGGGACATTCGATTAATCAGTCTGTTTTTCTCCTCAATGGCAGACCTATCAACACGAATATTAATACTTATCATGGTGCTACCGACCTTAATAGTATTCCAGTAGAAGCAATTGAACAAGTGGAATTATCTAGCGGCACCAGTTCTACTTTATATGGTTCGGAAGCTTTTGGAGGAGTTGTTAATATCATCACCAAACAAGGGCAAGAAGTTCCTAAACTCAATGCTTCAGTTGAATATGGCTCTTTTAATCAGTCCAACTATCGGATTAGCTACGGGGGTTCTGCGGACAATCTAAGATTTAATCTCGGCTATGAAGAGTACGAAGCAGATAATCGTTATGCTGTCCCTAAAGGTGCAGCAAATCGAGATTCTGAAGGTCTTCTATTTAACGGAGATACCGCAACTAGCAACTACTTTGGCGGGATATCGCTAGATTTGAATTCAAGAAACACTCTTAGTTTAGATGCTTCTAAAATTAGCAGTCGTCGGGGATTACTTTATTTCGGGTTTCCTCTGCAAAGAGACAGATTAGACCACGATGCTTTTAATATTGGGTTATCTTGGAAGGCTTTGCTAGGAGAAGGGGAAGATTCTGTTCTGAGAACGACACTTTCTTACAATCAGGATTACTTTAATACTTATGGCCCGACTCAAAATATCTTCTACCGGACTGGTACTCTGAATTCCCAAGCTCTCAATGCTAGGGTAGAGCATCAATGGCAAACATCTCCTCGAAATACTCTAACTTGGGGCTTCGATGTACAAAATAGCTACTTAAATGGGAATGTTTTAAGTACAGTCCCTAATCAGCTTACCCTGAACGAAAGTGAAAACAGAGATAGGTTTCATACAGCAATATTTGCCTTAAATACTTGGAAAATAAGTAACTCATTACAGGCAGATTTTGGTCTGCGGCAAAATTTTAATAGTGACTTTGGGAGCTATTTGAATCCCAGTGTTGGGGGACGGTGGGCTGTTACTCCAACGGTGGCGGTGCGGGGCAGTTGGGCTTCGGTTCAGCGCAATCCTGGATTAGATCAATTGTATGTTTTTGATACGGTTCATAACTGGTTGCCGAACCCGGATCTAAATCCAGAAACCGGCTCTTCTTGGACGGCTGGAGTCGATATCCAGTTTTTAGAAAATTTGGTAGGACAGTTTACCTATTTCGGCAGCCGTTTAGATAATCGCCTCGGAGTTATATCAGGCCGTTGGGCGAATATTGGGCTGGTAAATACAAATGGGTTGGAGGCAGCATTACGGTGGCAAATGACTCCGCAATGGTCAACTTTTCTTAACTATACTTATACAGATGCGCGAATCGAGACCGGCTTGGAGAAGGGATTACAACTAGGTTTAATTCCTTACTCAGTAGGACAATTCGGGATTGGTTATGCGAGTGGAGGATGGCAATTGAATCTATATGCAAGTTACCACGACGGGGCACGGAGAGCTTTCTTTAATAATCCTGGCGAGAGTAACAAAGATTTTTCCCCGTCTTTCTTAAATCTAGATTTGAGCGGTCGGATTCCGATTACTAAAAATTTTGGGATTACAGTGAATTTAGAAAATTTGGCTGATGTAAAGTACGAGAAAGCTAATCGAATCTATCACCCCGGTTTAACTTTACGAGTTGGCTTACAGTCCAATTTTTAA
- a CDS encoding iron ABC transporter permease: MEKAARPPLFLTLTAAAVAIAIALPLTYLVIRTAGVGGEALWELVSRARTLTILLNSAAMAAIVTLCSALIAVPLAFLTVRTDLPGRRFWLIATTLPLAVPSYVGSFTLIATFGPRGSLLQLLLEPLGVQELPSIYGWPGVILALTLFTYPYLLLSVRSGLQGIDPTLEEAARSLGQSGQATFFRVILPQLRPSLVAGGLLVALYSLRDFGTPSLMRFDAFTRAIFLQYKASFNRNSAAALALVLVGLVLLILWLEYRARSRAAYYSRGSTSQRPPKVLLLGRWKWPAVAFCAVVTAIALVLPIGITVFWLIRGLHNGYSLPNLVPAALNSILASGITAGVATLFALPVAILAVRFPGRITSIIERCSYIGFGLPGIVVALSLVFFGANYLPQLYQTLPMLVFAYLVLFLPQSVGTVRGSLLQVNPQLEESARSLGRSSWQTLREVTLPLVRPGVIAGAMLVFLTAIKELPATLLLAPIGFETLAVKIWKATENVEFAEAATGSLFMLLVSIGSTLLLLSQERVRSYK, from the coding sequence TTGGAGAAAGCAGCTCGACCCCCTTTATTTCTGACTTTAACAGCAGCGGCAGTAGCGATCGCGATCGCTCTGCCTCTGACTTATTTGGTCATCCGGACGGCTGGTGTCGGTGGGGAAGCGCTTTGGGAATTAGTTTCCCGTGCGCGAACTCTCACCATTTTGCTCAACAGTGCGGCAATGGCGGCAATCGTGACCCTGTGTTCGGCATTGATTGCCGTACCACTGGCATTTTTAACCGTGCGAACCGATTTACCGGGACGCCGATTTTGGCTAATAGCGACGACCTTACCCTTGGCAGTTCCTAGCTATGTAGGGAGTTTTACGCTGATTGCCACTTTTGGGCCACGAGGTAGTTTGTTGCAGTTGTTGCTGGAACCTTTGGGGGTACAGGAATTACCTTCCATCTACGGTTGGCCTGGGGTGATTTTGGCACTCACCTTATTTACCTACCCTTATTTGCTGTTGAGCGTCCGTTCTGGATTGCAAGGAATTGACCCCACCCTGGAGGAAGCCGCCCGCAGTTTAGGTCAAAGCGGTCAAGCTACTTTCTTTCGGGTTATCTTGCCCCAGTTGCGCCCGTCATTGGTGGCTGGGGGTTTATTGGTGGCGTTGTACTCGCTGCGGGACTTTGGGACGCCGTCGTTAATGCGGTTTGATGCCTTTACACGGGCAATTTTTTTGCAGTACAAGGCAAGTTTTAACCGCAATTCAGCAGCGGCTTTGGCGTTGGTATTGGTGGGGCTGGTACTGTTGATTTTGTGGTTAGAGTACCGAGCGCGATCGCGTGCAGCATACTACAGTCGCGGCTCCACCTCCCAACGACCGCCTAAAGTCTTGCTACTAGGTCGTTGGAAGTGGCCTGCGGTAGCTTTTTGTGCGGTCGTGACAGCGATCGCTTTAGTGCTTCCTATTGGCATTACCGTGTTCTGGCTGATTCGCGGACTCCATAATGGCTACAGCCTGCCGAATCTGGTACCGGCTGCACTCAATTCCATTTTGGCGTCAGGAATTACAGCGGGTGTCGCCACTCTTTTTGCCTTACCTGTGGCAATTTTAGCGGTGCGGTTTCCTGGGCGAATTACTTCAATAATTGAACGCTGTTCTTACATTGGCTTTGGCTTGCCTGGAATTGTGGTGGCGCTGTCGCTGGTATTTTTTGGGGCAAACTACTTGCCACAGTTGTATCAAACCCTGCCGATGTTGGTGTTTGCCTATCTTGTCTTGTTTCTACCCCAGTCGGTGGGAACCGTGCGGGGTTCGCTTTTACAGGTGAATCCGCAGCTGGAAGAATCGGCGCGGAGTTTGGGTAGAAGTTCGTGGCAAACTCTCAGAGAAGTTACGCTTCCGCTGGTGCGCCCAGGTGTTATTGCTGGAGCTATGTTGGTGTTTCTGACGGCAATTAAAGAATTACCGGCTACCTTGCTATTAGCACCGATTGGATTCGAAACCTTGGCTGTAAAGATTTGGAAAGCGACGGAAAATGTTGAGTTTGCTGAGGCAGCAACTGGCTCTCTATTTATGTTATTAGTTTCGATTGGCTCGACTTTATTACTGTTATCTCAAGAGCGCGTGAGGAGTTATAAGTAG
- a CDS encoding HupE/UreJ family protein, whose translation MSKDRRFAFLNLMQSRTVIVFLVLISTFLCAQRAIAHHPMGGKTPSNFFEGFFSGLAHPLIGLDHFAFVVAIGLLAVGQVRGAFIPAGFVLAALAGTGIHLLNLDLPAAEIAIAGSVIVFGALLLTPNKPNWMVLIALGALAGLFHGYAYGEAIVGAGMTPLVAYLLGFTFIQYGVALVAMLLGNAVSRKSATQPLSWQRFAGLVICSIGVVFLSNSVLG comes from the coding sequence ATGTCTAAAGATAGACGCTTTGCTTTCTTAAATCTGATGCAAAGCCGAACGGTAATTGTATTTTTGGTTTTAATTAGCACTTTCCTATGTGCCCAGCGGGCGATCGCTCACCATCCAATGGGTGGCAAGACGCCGTCTAATTTCTTTGAAGGGTTCTTTTCAGGGCTAGCCCACCCCTTGATTGGACTGGATCATTTTGCGTTTGTGGTGGCGATTGGATTACTGGCGGTTGGGCAAGTGCGGGGCGCGTTCATCCCAGCCGGGTTTGTATTGGCAGCACTGGCGGGAACTGGGATTCATTTACTCAATCTAGATTTACCGGCAGCTGAGATAGCGATCGCCGGTTCCGTGATTGTCTTTGGGGCGCTGCTGCTAACGCCAAACAAACCAAACTGGATGGTTCTTATAGCGCTGGGAGCGCTTGCTGGTTTATTTCACGGCTATGCTTATGGCGAGGCAATCGTCGGTGCTGGTATGACACCGCTTGTTGCTTACCTTCTGGGTTTCACTTTCATTCAATATGGCGTTGCCTTGGTTGCCATGCTGCTTGGCAATGCAGTGAGCCGGAAATCTGCCACTCAACCTTTATCCTGGCAGCGATTTGCCGGTTTGGTTATCTGCTCGATTGGAGTGGTTTTCTTGAGTAATTCCGTCCTCGGTTAA
- a CDS encoding superoxide dismutase: protein MALYRRNFLFLLGGTAGAAVIGAFPAACAAQTTPKSENQQAQQQTPQAQQQGQTANTFTLPPLPYAYNALEPHIDEATMRFHHDKHHAAYVKNLNEAVNKYSQLKGKSPEELLRDINSVPEDIRTTVRNNGGGHVNHTMFWEIMAPNAGGAPTGRIAEAINQSFGSFDAFKKQFNEAGSKRFGSGWAWLVRGKDGRLQVMSTANQDSPLMEGMYPIMGNDVWEHAYYLKYQNKRADYLDAWWNVVNWNAVNQRFEKASA, encoded by the coding sequence ATGGCTCTTTATCGTCGAAATTTCCTGTTTCTGCTAGGTGGCACTGCCGGAGCAGCCGTCATTGGGGCTTTCCCCGCAGCTTGTGCAGCTCAAACAACTCCAAAAAGTGAAAACCAGCAAGCACAGCAGCAGACACCGCAAGCACAACAGCAGGGGCAAACGGCAAATACTTTTACACTGCCGCCTTTACCTTATGCCTACAATGCTCTGGAACCCCATATTGATGAGGCGACGATGCGGTTTCACCATGATAAACACCATGCCGCCTACGTCAAAAACCTGAATGAAGCCGTGAATAAATACTCGCAACTCAAAGGCAAGAGTCCTGAAGAATTGCTTCGTGACATCAATAGCGTGCCAGAAGATATTCGTACTACAGTACGCAATAACGGCGGCGGTCACGTAAATCATACGATGTTTTGGGAAATCATGGCACCCAATGCTGGTGGAGCGCCGACGGGAAGAATTGCCGAAGCGATTAATCAAAGCTTTGGCAGTTTTGACGCTTTCAAAAAGCAATTTAATGAAGCCGGTAGCAAGCGTTTTGGCAGCGGCTGGGCTTGGCTGGTTCGCGGCAAGGATGGGAGGTTGCAAGTGATGAGTACGGCGAATCAAGATAGTCCGTTGATGGAAGGAATGTATCCGATTATGGGCAATGATGTCTGGGAACACGCTTACTATTTGAAATACCAAAATAAGCGTGCTGATTATTTAGATGCTTGGTGGAACGTCGTTAATTGGAATGCAGTAAACCAGCGATTTGAGAAAGCATCAGCTTAG
- a CDS encoding extracellular solute-binding protein: MKRRKFVFLMGLATASGGLAIACSDNQSATTPNATSPTSSPASTTAASPSASPVAATGPLEKELVVYSGRDEKLVGDLIKQFEKETGAKVQVRYGDTAELAAAILEEGKNSPADVFFAQDAGALGAMQKAGRASQLPTSLLDRVESRYRSPDGKWVGITGRVRTVDYNTKLVKAADLPESITGFTDPKWKGKIGWAPTNGSFQSFVTALRVSQGDEKAKQWLEGIKANNPKTYPKNAAIVEALSRGEIAVGFVNHYYLEKFKQENPQAPVDHHFTNDVGSLVNVAGVAILEGAKHPNIAQKFVDFMLAQDAQKYFATKTYEYPLASGIAPAGNLKALNGIPSQATAIDLSNLNDLDATLKLLQETQVI, translated from the coding sequence GTGAAGCGTCGAAAGTTTGTGTTTTTAATGGGACTGGCAACTGCGAGCGGTGGGTTAGCGATCGCCTGCTCTGACAACCAGAGTGCCACGACTCCCAATGCAACCTCCCCAACCAGCAGCCCTGCCAGTACGACTGCCGCCAGTCCATCTGCCAGCCCAGTTGCCGCCACCGGCCCATTGGAAAAAGAACTCGTGGTCTACTCAGGACGGGACGAGAAACTGGTTGGCGACCTGATTAAACAGTTTGAAAAGGAAACTGGGGCGAAAGTACAAGTCCGCTATGGCGACACCGCTGAGTTAGCAGCAGCCATTTTGGAAGAAGGTAAAAATAGTCCGGCTGACGTTTTCTTTGCTCAAGATGCCGGGGCACTCGGAGCAATGCAAAAGGCAGGTAGGGCATCGCAGTTGCCAACTTCACTGCTCGATCGGGTAGAAAGCCGCTACCGCTCACCGGATGGGAAGTGGGTTGGAATTACGGGTCGAGTGCGGACAGTAGACTACAACACCAAGTTAGTTAAGGCAGCAGATTTACCAGAATCTATCACTGGCTTTACCGATCCAAAGTGGAAAGGAAAAATTGGTTGGGCACCTACGAATGGCTCCTTCCAGTCCTTTGTCACCGCTTTGCGCGTCTCGCAAGGGGATGAGAAAGCTAAGCAATGGCTAGAAGGCATTAAAGCCAACAATCCCAAAACTTACCCCAAAAATGCGGCAATTGTAGAAGCGCTATCCCGTGGGGAAATTGCGGTCGGATTTGTCAATCACTATTACTTGGAAAAGTTCAAGCAAGAAAATCCCCAAGCTCCCGTGGATCATCACTTCACCAATGATGTGGGTTCCTTAGTCAACGTGGCAGGCGTGGCAATTTTAGAGGGTGCAAAACATCCCAATATTGCTCAGAAGTTTGTGGACTTCATGTTGGCTCAGGATGCTCAGAAATACTTTGCCACCAAGACTTATGAGTATCCACTAGCTTCGGGAATCGCTCCGGCGGGGAATTTAAAAGCACTGAACGGAATTCCCAGCCAAGCGACTGCCATTGACTTAAGCAATCTGAACGACTTGGATGCAACGTTGAAGCTTTTGCAGGAGACACAGGTAATTTAA
- a CDS encoding M56 family metallopeptidase, producing MHLAMILTALGLAWCLRCTGLEPSGTWTQRWQRSFGLFLFPPLLLIVTAIAVICMGADGKMGGLQAGWFSYSFAWGFLGVAGILCLKLAHEGWRSVQQTRTYPQIELEGKLGRLLNASVLFSAQIGFWQPELVVSQGLLETLDRDHLEAVLAHEQAHYYYRDTFWFFWLGWVRQITAWLPNTEALWQELLLLRELRADRWAAQQVDPLLLAESLLLVVSVSPVQSESFCAAFSAMTPRNRLEERIEALLAPSEESASPSIWLWHWILLGFLPLVTVPFHT from the coding sequence ATGCATCTAGCGATGATTCTGACGGCGTTAGGATTGGCGTGGTGTCTGAGATGCACAGGGTTAGAGCCATCAGGAACTTGGACGCAACGCTGGCAACGATCCTTTGGGTTATTTTTGTTTCCGCCGCTGCTATTGATCGTGACAGCGATCGCAGTTATTTGCATGGGTGCAGACGGAAAGATGGGAGGACTGCAAGCCGGATGGTTCAGTTACTCCTTCGCCTGGGGATTTTTAGGCGTTGCCGGAATTTTATGTCTAAAGCTGGCACATGAAGGATGGCGTTCGGTACAACAGACACGCACTTATCCCCAAATCGAGCTTGAAGGTAAATTGGGTCGCCTTCTCAATGCCAGCGTTCTATTTAGCGCCCAAATTGGTTTCTGGCAGCCTGAATTAGTCGTCAGTCAGGGATTGTTAGAAACCCTCGATCGAGATCATCTAGAAGCAGTTCTCGCCCACGAACAAGCGCATTACTATTATCGGGATACGTTTTGGTTTTTCTGGCTTGGCTGGGTGCGCCAGATAACCGCTTGGTTGCCGAATACAGAAGCTTTGTGGCAAGAACTTTTACTATTGCGGGAACTTCGTGCGGATCGATGGGCGGCGCAACAGGTAGATCCCTTGTTGTTAGCAGAATCTCTGCTATTGGTGGTGAGTGTCTCGCCAGTACAGTCTGAAAGTTTCTGTGCAGCGTTCAGTGCCATGACCCCTCGAAATCGTTTAGAGGAGAGAATCGAAGCGCTTCTGGCACCATCAGAGGAGTCAGCTTCACCCAGCATATGGCTTTGGCATTGGATACTACTAGGGTTTCTGCCGCTAGTAACCGTGCCGTTTCACACTTAA
- a CDS encoding tetratricopeptide repeat protein, with protein sequence MTGVTQCFLNIYVLNVYVMSRLSRKIVIFSIIFSIVMALLNSPSMAQAQPLQITLTASTDTDQMSAEDFFKRGVYEVLSGDYLEAIADLNQAIRLNPDNAQAYTNQGLARAALGDTQGAIADFSQAIEIDPSLALAYYNRGFVRSQLQDYPGAIEDFSQAIELNPQDGDAYHCRCLVHYTLGHKQGVKADFEKATDLYLQQGKRQQYQSLLQEIKELHSSSHLLVS encoded by the coding sequence ATGACGGGTGTTACGCAGTGCTTTCTCAACATCTATGTTCTCAATGTCTATGTTATGAGTCGCCTTTCCCGCAAGATTGTCATCTTCAGCATTATCTTCAGCATTGTAATGGCACTGCTGAATTCGCCGTCGATGGCTCAAGCTCAGCCATTACAAATCACGCTAACGGCGAGTACCGATACAGATCAAATGAGCGCTGAGGACTTCTTCAAGCGCGGAGTTTACGAGGTATTGAGCGGAGATTACCTTGAAGCGATCGCTGATTTAAACCAAGCAATTCGGCTCAATCCCGATAATGCTCAAGCTTACACGAATCAAGGTCTTGCCCGCGCTGCCCTCGGAGATACGCAAGGAGCGATCGCTGACTTTAGCCAAGCAATTGAGATCGACCCCAGCCTCGCTTTAGCTTACTATAATCGGGGTTTTGTCCGCTCCCAACTACAAGATTATCCGGGAGCAATAGAAGACTTTAGCCAAGCGATTGAACTCAATCCTCAGGATGGCGACGCCTATCACTGTCGATGTCTCGTCCACTACACGCTGGGACACAAACAGGGAGTGAAAGCAGATTTTGAGAAAGCCACCGATCTCTATCTACAACAAGGGAAACGACAACAATATCAAAGTTTACTACAAGAAATTAAAGAGCTTCATTCGTCAAGTCATCTTCTGGTTTCTTAA
- a CDS encoding ABC transporter ATP-binding protein gives MAHSRLQKLGAYLRPHWRQATLGVIALFVVNAVGVYIPLLIRDSVDELRQAFDFAQIWKYVALILILASAMWVVRMASRILLFGVGRQVEFDLKQKIFQHLLTLEPSYFASNTAGDLINRATSDVDNIRRLLGFAVLSLANTVFAYGLTLPVMLSINLKLSLLAIAVYPFMLIAVQLFSDRLRNEQLVLQEELSSISELIQEDMSGIGLIKIYAQEENERRAFSRLNNRLLQANIQLAKTRNVLFPIIQGMAFISLLILLWVGARSIVAGAITIGDFLALILYTERLVFPTALLGFTITAYQRGEVSIDRIESILMAEAKIKDSPNALALPVEKVSGKLTARQLSYTFPGAETPALKNVSFTIEPGETVAIVGPIGSGKSTLANALPRLVDIPSDSLFVDGNDITQIKLPDLRGAIAYVPQDSFLFSTTIKNNIRYGNPLSEQTEIINAAKQAQIHPEILNFPQQYETIVGERGITLSGGQRQRTALARALLMDSPILILDDALSSVDNQTATAILNNLSEGIQRKTVIFISHQLSAAATADRIFVMDRGQIVQSGTHAELLQQPGLYRSLWNQHELKEILS, from the coding sequence ATGGCTCACTCTCGGCTGCAAAAATTGGGTGCTTATCTGCGTCCCCACTGGCGACAGGCTACCTTAGGCGTTATCGCGCTGTTTGTTGTGAATGCAGTGGGCGTTTATATCCCTTTGCTGATTCGAGATAGCGTTGACGAACTCCGCCAAGCGTTCGACTTCGCTCAAATCTGGAAGTATGTAGCGCTAATCCTGATTCTGGCTTCGGCAATGTGGGTAGTGCGGATGGCTTCGCGCATCTTGCTGTTTGGAGTCGGGCGACAAGTAGAATTTGACCTGAAACAAAAGATTTTTCAGCATCTACTCACTCTGGAACCGTCTTATTTTGCAAGCAACACTGCTGGAGATTTGATTAACCGGGCGACTAGCGATGTGGATAATATCCGGCGTCTGCTGGGATTTGCCGTGTTAAGTTTGGCGAATACAGTCTTTGCCTACGGACTGACATTGCCGGTGATGCTATCGATTAATTTGAAGCTGAGTCTGCTGGCGATCGCAGTCTATCCGTTTATGCTGATCGCTGTGCAGCTATTTAGCGATCGCCTACGGAACGAACAGCTGGTGTTGCAAGAGGAACTCTCTAGCATCAGCGAGTTGATTCAAGAGGATATGAGCGGGATTGGTCTGATTAAAATCTACGCTCAGGAGGAGAACGAACGCCGTGCCTTCTCCCGGTTAAATAATCGCCTGTTGCAAGCCAATATCCAATTAGCAAAGACCAGAAATGTCTTGTTTCCAATCATTCAAGGCATGGCTTTTATCAGCTTACTGATATTGCTATGGGTTGGAGCACGATCAATTGTGGCGGGTGCGATCACAATTGGCGATTTTCTGGCGTTGATTCTCTATACTGAACGATTAGTTTTCCCGACCGCCTTACTAGGTTTTACGATTACTGCTTACCAACGAGGTGAGGTGAGTATCGACCGCATTGAGTCGATTCTGATGGCAGAAGCCAAAATTAAAGATTCTCCGAATGCACTCGCATTACCCGTTGAAAAAGTAAGCGGTAAATTAACAGCGCGTCAACTCAGTTATACGTTTCCGGGAGCCGAAACGCCCGCGCTGAAGAATGTTAGCTTTACGATTGAACCAGGGGAAACCGTGGCGATTGTGGGACCAATTGGCTCAGGAAAATCGACACTTGCCAATGCCTTGCCGCGATTAGTGGATATTCCAAGCGATAGTTTGTTCGTAGATGGCAATGATATTACGCAGATCAAATTGCCCGATTTGCGCGGAGCGATCGCTTATGTCCCGCAAGACAGCTTTCTGTTTAGTACCACCATCAAAAACAATATTCGCTACGGCAATCCTCTGAGCGAACAGACAGAGATTATTAATGCTGCCAAGCAAGCGCAAATTCACCCGGAAATTCTCAATTTTCCCCAGCAATACGAAACCATTGTCGGAGAGCGCGGCATCACCCTCTCAGGGGGACAGCGACAGCGAACTGCTCTCGCCCGTGCTTTGCTGATGGATTCCCCGATTCTGATTTTGGATGATGCTCTCTCCAGCGTTGATAATCAAACTGCCACAGCCATTTTGAATAATCTTTCGGAAGGCATCCAGCGCAAAACGGTTATTTTTATCTCTCACCAATTGTCTGCGGCTGCAACTGCCGATCGCATTTTTGTGATGGATCGAGGTCAAATTGTGCAGTCTGGGACTCATGCCGAACTTTTGCAACAACCTGGACTTTACCGTTCGCTTTGGAACCAGCACGAGCTAAAGGAAATCCTCAGCTAA